From one Arenicella chitinivorans genomic stretch:
- the gcvP gene encoding aminomethyl-transferring glycine dehydrogenase has product MTQFAQRHIGLSETDIQAMLDELGYDSLDALTKTVVPASIADDTPLSLKAPLSEEQALAELRELAKQNKLVKSLIGQGYYNTHTPKVIQRNVLENPAWYTAYTPYQPEISQGRLEVLFYFQTMVTELTGMDIANASLLDEATAAGEALTLAHRALRGKRNRCLVSKHCHPQTLALLRTRATPLGIELVLIDESQPLSDWEDVFGVIVQYPDTYGTVQQLTSLCDTAHEQGALVIMASDLLALTLLKSPGELGADIVVGNSQRFGVPLGFGGPHAGFFAVRDKYKRSMPGRLVGQSIDVHGNPAYRLALQTREQHIRREKATSNICTAQALLAIMATLYACYHGPTALRQRATYVNQLANTFRDGCKKSGITVNEQVFDTVTLSGIDAEALTKKILAQGFNVNPRDAKTVSVAFDETCGLDDVNAVLTALGSTDASALSAPIEVNAQRSENYMTQAVFHDYHSETEMMRYLRRLSDKDIALDRAMIPLGSCTMKLNAASEMTPVTWPEFSEIHPFAPQDQTIGFRTMIAQLEEMLCACTGYDAMSLQPNAGSQGEYAGLLAIKAYHESNGDVQRNICLIPSSAHGTNPASAQMANMHVVVVKCDDRGNVDLMDLKAKIEQYPDEIAAIMITYPSTHGVFEEEVTQVCEAVHEAGGQVYIDGANLNALVGVAQPGKFGGDVSHLNLHKTFCIPHGGGGPGVGPVGVRAHLAPFLPRDQHNGERTGALISGAPFGSASILPISWMYIRMMGADGLRKATQCAILSANYVAHKLRSNYPILYTGNQNLVAHECIIDTRPMKDHGVSVDDIAKRLIDYGFHAPTMSFPVPGTLMIEPTESESRAELDRFCRAMHGIYAEYLAIKNGDAEHSNSVLSNAPHTMNFVLQDELDLPYSRRQACHPDVEVDYSVKYWPPVGRIDNVYGDKNLVCSCPSMSEYE; this is encoded by the coding sequence ATGACACAGTTTGCACAACGCCATATTGGACTCAGCGAGACGGACATACAAGCCATGCTCGATGAGCTTGGCTATGATTCTCTCGACGCACTGACAAAAACCGTGGTACCTGCCAGCATCGCCGACGATACGCCGCTGTCCCTAAAAGCGCCATTGTCCGAAGAACAAGCCTTAGCCGAACTACGCGAATTGGCCAAACAAAACAAGCTGGTTAAGTCATTGATCGGCCAAGGTTATTACAACACGCATACGCCCAAGGTGATTCAGCGCAATGTGCTAGAAAACCCAGCCTGGTACACCGCGTATACGCCGTATCAACCCGAGATTTCGCAGGGTCGACTGGAAGTATTATTTTACTTCCAAACCATGGTCACCGAGTTGACTGGCATGGATATCGCCAACGCGTCGCTGTTAGACGAGGCGACCGCTGCCGGCGAAGCACTTACGCTCGCGCACCGAGCGTTACGAGGCAAACGCAACCGCTGCTTAGTTTCCAAGCACTGTCACCCGCAGACCCTAGCTCTATTACGCACCCGTGCAACGCCGTTGGGGATTGAACTGGTGTTGATCGATGAGTCACAGCCGCTGTCTGACTGGGAAGATGTATTCGGTGTCATCGTACAATACCCAGACACCTACGGCACAGTTCAACAACTGACCAGTTTGTGTGATACAGCGCATGAGCAAGGGGCATTGGTGATCATGGCAAGCGATCTGTTGGCGCTGACTCTGTTAAAGTCGCCAGGTGAGCTCGGCGCGGACATCGTGGTCGGCAATTCGCAGCGCTTTGGTGTGCCGCTTGGTTTTGGCGGGCCGCATGCAGGCTTCTTCGCCGTACGCGATAAATACAAACGTTCAATGCCGGGTCGACTGGTGGGCCAATCCATTGATGTGCATGGCAACCCGGCGTACCGCTTGGCATTGCAAACCCGTGAACAGCATATACGTCGTGAGAAAGCGACCTCTAACATATGTACCGCACAGGCCTTACTAGCCATCATGGCGACCTTATACGCCTGCTATCATGGACCGACCGCTCTGCGACAGCGCGCGACCTATGTTAACCAGCTTGCGAACACTTTCCGTGATGGCTGTAAAAAGTCCGGCATCACGGTTAATGAGCAGGTGTTTGATACGGTCACCTTGTCTGGCATCGACGCCGAAGCACTGACTAAAAAGATCTTGGCACAAGGCTTTAACGTCAACCCAAGAGACGCAAAAACCGTGTCAGTGGCATTTGATGAAACCTGCGGTTTGGATGATGTCAATGCTGTCTTAACCGCCCTCGGCAGCACTGATGCATCAGCGTTGTCGGCACCGATCGAAGTGAATGCTCAGCGTAGTGAGAATTACATGACACAGGCGGTATTCCACGACTATCACAGCGAAACTGAGATGATGCGCTATCTGCGCCGCTTATCGGATAAAGATATAGCGCTCGACCGCGCGATGATTCCACTCGGCTCTTGTACTATGAAGCTCAATGCGGCGTCCGAGATGACGCCAGTGACATGGCCTGAATTTTCTGAAATTCACCCTTTTGCGCCGCAAGATCAAACGATCGGTTTCCGCACCATGATCGCGCAGTTAGAGGAAATGCTGTGTGCCTGCACAGGATACGATGCTATGTCGCTGCAACCAAATGCCGGCTCACAAGGTGAATACGCGGGCCTGTTGGCGATCAAGGCCTACCATGAGTCTAATGGCGACGTACAGCGCAATATCTGCTTAATCCCCAGTTCCGCACACGGCACTAACCCGGCCAGTGCTCAGATGGCAAATATGCATGTCGTGGTGGTGAAATGCGACGACCGTGGCAATGTTGACCTGATGGACTTAAAGGCGAAAATCGAACAGTATCCAGATGAAATTGCAGCCATCATGATCACCTACCCTTCGACACACGGTGTGTTTGAAGAAGAGGTTACCCAGGTGTGCGAGGCGGTGCACGAAGCTGGTGGCCAAGTGTATATCGATGGTGCTAATTTGAATGCACTGGTTGGCGTGGCCCAACCTGGAAAATTTGGTGGTGACGTTTCGCACCTAAATCTGCACAAAACGTTTTGTATTCCTCACGGTGGCGGTGGTCCAGGTGTTGGGCCGGTCGGCGTTCGAGCACATTTAGCGCCGTTCCTACCTCGTGATCAGCACAACGGCGAACGTACCGGCGCGCTGATCAGCGGCGCTCCATTTGGCAGCGCCAGTATTCTGCCGATTTCATGGATGTACATCCGCATGATGGGCGCAGACGGCCTACGCAAAGCAACGCAGTGCGCCATTCTCAGCGCCAATTACGTTGCTCATAAACTACGCAGCAATTACCCGATTCTCTACACCGGCAATCAGAACCTGGTGGCACACGAGTGCATTATCGATACTCGCCCGATGAAGGATCATGGTGTCAGCGTGGACGACATTGCTAAGCGGTTAATCGATTACGGTTTCCATGCGCCGACGATGAGTTTTCCAGTGCCCGGCACATTAATGATCGAGCCGACCGAGAGCGAGTCACGTGCAGAACTGGATCGGTTTTGCCGCGCCATGCACGGCATTTATGCCGAATACCTAGCCATCAAAAATGGCGATGCAGAACATTCAAATTCAGTACTGAGTAATGCACCACATACCATGAACTTTGTGTTGCAGGATGAGCTAGACCTACCTTATTCACGCCGACAAGCTTGCCACCCGGATGTGGAAGTCGACTACAGCGTTAAATACTGGCCCCCAGTTGGCCGGATCGACAACGTCTACGGGGATAAAAACCTGGTTTGTTCTTGCCCTTCAATGAGTGAATACGAGTAA
- a CDS encoding LytR/AlgR family response regulator transcription factor, whose amino-acid sequence MLRAAVIDDEPLARARLKRLLTAQDVLVVAEGENGQHAVDIVMEQPIDLLFIDINMPVMNGLQAVNQIDATCDRAPAIVFCTAYDQYAVEAFRTNAVAYLLKPFDLEQLRAALNKARSLSKLQVQSLTQQQEIGPTIALHYEGAIQNVPLAKISYFYSTDKNVFAVLTNTQSVLIDKTLKQLETLFGNEVIRIHRSFVVNRGELVQLLRTDGRVEVRLKSGDATLTVSRRHITQVKKCFI is encoded by the coding sequence GTGTTACGTGCGGCGGTAATCGACGATGAGCCTTTGGCGCGTGCTCGGCTCAAGCGCCTTTTGACGGCGCAGGACGTCCTCGTGGTAGCTGAAGGTGAAAATGGTCAACATGCGGTTGATATCGTCATGGAGCAACCTATCGATTTACTGTTTATCGATATCAATATGCCGGTGATGAATGGTTTGCAGGCGGTGAATCAGATCGATGCAACCTGTGATCGTGCGCCTGCGATTGTGTTTTGTACCGCGTATGATCAGTATGCAGTCGAAGCATTTCGTACCAACGCTGTTGCTTATCTGCTGAAGCCTTTCGATCTTGAGCAGTTGCGTGCCGCGCTGAACAAAGCTCGGTCTTTGAGTAAATTGCAAGTGCAGAGCCTCACACAGCAACAAGAAATAGGCCCAACCATCGCACTGCATTACGAAGGTGCCATTCAGAATGTCCCGTTGGCAAAAATATCGTATTTTTACAGCACCGATAAAAATGTGTTTGCGGTGTTAACCAACACGCAATCGGTCTTGATTGATAAGACGCTCAAGCAGCTAGAAACGCTTTTCGGCAACGAGGTGATTCGTATCCACCGAAGCTTCGTAGTCAATCGTGGCGAATTGGTTCAGCTTTTGCGTACCGATGGTCGTGTGGAAGTGCGTTTGAAGTCCGGGGACGCAACATTGACGGTCAGCCGCAGACACATTACACAAGTAAAAAAATGTTTTATATAA
- a CDS encoding type IV pilin protein encodes MINTSSRGFTLVEIMVVVAIIGILAAVAIPSYRDYVVRSNRADAKDKLSEIAYEQERFANRNRRYTLDMTELGFSADPAPTGQGLYTVDAAVCANASIQTCVVMTATPVAGGGQAGDGNLTLNTRGQKTGKW; translated from the coding sequence ATGATAAACACAAGTAGCCGAGGCTTTACTCTAGTTGAAATCATGGTGGTCGTGGCGATTATTGGTATTTTGGCGGCCGTCGCGATCCCAAGTTATCGAGACTACGTCGTGCGATCCAATCGAGCGGATGCTAAAGATAAGCTTTCTGAGATAGCCTATGAGCAAGAGCGATTTGCCAATCGCAATCGTCGTTACACATTGGATATGACCGAGCTGGGGTTCAGTGCAGACCCCGCGCCGACTGGCCAGGGCTTGTATACCGTTGACGCTGCAGTGTGCGCGAATGCGAGTATCCAGACCTGTGTGGTGATGACCGCGACACCAGTGGCAGGAGGGGGGCAGGCCGGTGACGGTAACCTGACTTTAAATACACGTGGCCAGAAGACTGGCAAGTGGTAG
- a CDS encoding transglycosylase SLT domain-containing protein: MFYIKATRLTVAVLCGLLLSACAHRSKPQNIDDVCAIFRENPRWYHEIKDSIDRWGGPIHVPMSIIYQESAFRAGAKPKMQFFLGVIPTGRPSDAYGYAQALKSTWREYQTAVGSRSPDRDDFGDAVDFVLWYMDVSYKRNAVSKWDAYGQYLNYHEGQGGYSRGTHLKKPWLINTAKRVDARAKRFATQLGQCRAELETMKRGWFW, from the coding sequence ATGTTTTATATAAAAGCTACTCGTCTGACAGTGGCGGTATTGTGTGGTTTGCTACTCAGCGCATGTGCGCATCGGAGTAAGCCGCAGAACATTGATGATGTGTGCGCGATTTTTCGAGAAAATCCTCGCTGGTATCACGAGATCAAAGACAGCATCGATCGTTGGGGCGGTCCCATCCACGTGCCGATGTCAATCATCTACCAAGAGTCGGCTTTTCGTGCGGGCGCAAAACCCAAAATGCAGTTTTTCTTGGGCGTCATCCCCACCGGCAGACCCAGTGATGCGTACGGTTACGCTCAAGCTCTCAAAAGCACATGGCGAGAATACCAAACCGCTGTCGGGTCTCGTTCACCGGATCGAGATGATTTTGGTGACGCGGTCGATTTTGTTCTTTGGTACATGGATGTGAGCTATAAGCGCAATGCCGTATCCAAGTGGGATGCCTATGGCCAGTATCTGAATTACCATGAAGGACAGGGTGGCTATTCGCGCGGCACACACCTCAAAAAGCCTTGGTTGATCAACACAGCAAAACGTGTCGATGCGCGTGCTAAGCGTTTCGCAACTCAGCTCGGTCAATGCCGAGCCGAGTTGGAAACTATGAAGAGAGGTTGGTTCTGGTAG
- a CDS encoding pilus assembly protein — protein MFSKQQSPSQSVLVACIGFFLTFCSAANADDIEIYSNIFDAGSAIGNSPEELNPNILFILDNSGSMGLYALQRVVGSSSSYNSSESYGNSPAGNVYIYDSNMNYSGEFVTDAQNQCQAQRDWVANNPDNPRYYDQVAQWHQRGSGDYRWNRRVSSRGNDSNNIIDCAADRGVHSTVPSTTSFPSNCDNNRCASSVPRYLDSAERDPFSTRYNLVSANFHDFLQARRSQGQNAVEPDPSNCTSFNDVLLGDDGQYYECNSRMQVMQTALNNALDSFNDVNVGLMDFNRNVNGNHGGTLRLAVKSINSPGVRNTMKNTVNAMTPDGNTPLAETMSEAARYFSGANRLYGEPSRDDNDGLIFSGGPTRYKSPIVNECQDNNIVLLSDGEPTSDTNANNDIASLIGRSCSGNTCLDELSGWMASNDLSNSVRGDNPVYTYTIGFAIDTTTLSDAADAGRPPGAEPGSGYFQADDILELENAFRTIVGQIQEVDADTFVAPAVTVNAFNRLQNREDVYYVVFKPSENARWNGNLKKYRVTADAKIVDANNNDAISETTGFFKDEAKSFWSAEADGASVIDGGMSAERTNNRALYANLDAGSNAVTLISDSSLADSVDEFIEKVVDDAGIDIGQTGVTAAQLEDNAKKVAAWTIGADVNDENGGGVNQPNYFVGDNVHGQPYVLSYGTSDADPRDLIFFTSNQGMLHAVTGADRNGVPGGTEAWAYVPDPDLFSNFGDYFNRTSEKVYGLDAEMSFSVQRNPSSNAVTKAHLFFGQRRGGNKLFAVDVTNAVSAGTPVSKLWTIEGGSGDFDRLGQTWSEPVVAKINYCQGTNCGLKDVIIFSGGYDEAYDDPSVTAASRSGSVLGNAIYIVDAANGALLWMASSTVEDSNRDLVIPEMTHSIPSKPTALDVTKDGATDILFFTDIAGQVFRIDFKASPTGDNSISSTNNASNVAGGMIADLSEASADRRFFNPVDVALLPRDASGAPARYALVTGSGYRAKPLEAESFGNRLYVIHDQNIFEPLYDEDLDASLDGDTNQDPVYLYATNAVGQPSVIDMDVAQSDLGEVNATTPLDLTGAHEYGFYANVTETAEKLITPTLISDFRAIAVSYIPADRSNIGGNGSQSGTCSAGVGTSNAYEFNLLTGELEKTELVKPGLTAEPVVIYVLETDPDTGEESLKPIVIIGTEPFEGEEFDLTNLKLGKAEKRAWWERGRSN, from the coding sequence ATGTTTTCAAAACAACAATCGCCGTCGCAATCAGTCTTAGTGGCTTGCATTGGCTTCTTTCTCACTTTTTGTTCTGCAGCGAACGCGGATGATATCGAAATTTATTCTAATATCTTTGATGCAGGTTCCGCGATCGGGAATAGCCCTGAAGAATTAAATCCGAACATCCTGTTTATTCTCGATAACTCGGGGAGTATGGGGCTGTATGCGCTCCAACGCGTAGTCGGATCTTCATCGAGCTACAACAGCTCCGAGAGCTATGGTAATTCGCCTGCCGGCAATGTGTACATATATGACTCGAATATGAATTATTCAGGCGAGTTTGTCACGGATGCTCAAAACCAGTGCCAAGCTCAGCGTGATTGGGTTGCTAACAACCCAGATAACCCTAGGTACTATGACCAAGTTGCGCAGTGGCATCAGCGAGGAAGCGGAGATTATCGTTGGAATAGAAGGGTGAGTTCGAGAGGCAATGATTCGAATAACATCATAGATTGTGCGGCTGATCGCGGCGTCCATTCAACCGTTCCTTCGACTACGTCTTTTCCCTCAAACTGCGATAATAACCGTTGCGCTTCGAGCGTTCCACGTTACTTAGACTCGGCTGAGCGGGACCCCTTTAGCACTCGTTACAACTTGGTGTCGGCTAATTTTCATGACTTTCTGCAGGCGCGTAGATCGCAAGGACAAAATGCGGTGGAACCGGATCCAAGTAATTGTACTTCGTTTAATGACGTGTTGTTAGGTGACGATGGACAATACTACGAGTGCAACTCACGCATGCAGGTAATGCAGACTGCACTCAACAATGCATTAGATAGTTTTAATGATGTAAATGTTGGATTGATGGATTTCAATCGAAATGTTAACGGTAACCACGGTGGAACCTTGCGACTTGCGGTTAAAAGTATCAATTCGCCCGGTGTGCGGAATACTATGAAGAATACCGTGAACGCGATGACCCCCGATGGCAACACGCCTTTGGCGGAGACAATGTCAGAAGCTGCGCGTTACTTTTCTGGGGCAAATCGTCTGTACGGTGAGCCATCTAGGGACGATAACGATGGGCTTATTTTTTCGGGCGGACCGACTCGTTACAAGAGTCCGATTGTAAATGAATGCCAAGATAACAACATCGTGTTGCTCTCGGATGGTGAGCCAACTTCAGATACTAATGCAAACAATGATATTGCTAGCTTGATCGGAAGGTCTTGTTCTGGGAATACTTGTTTGGATGAGTTATCGGGTTGGATGGCGTCAAACGATTTAAGCAATAGTGTACGGGGTGATAACCCAGTCTACACTTACACTATCGGGTTCGCGATCGATACGACAACTTTGTCGGATGCTGCCGATGCTGGCCGACCTCCAGGTGCGGAGCCAGGTTCTGGTTATTTTCAAGCTGACGATATTCTCGAGCTTGAAAATGCTTTCAGAACGATCGTTGGGCAAATTCAGGAGGTAGATGCGGATACATTTGTCGCCCCTGCGGTTACGGTCAATGCGTTCAATCGTTTGCAGAATCGCGAGGATGTCTATTACGTCGTCTTTAAACCCAGTGAAAACGCGCGTTGGAATGGCAATCTGAAGAAGTATCGAGTGACTGCCGACGCAAAAATTGTCGACGCAAACAACAACGATGCTATTTCGGAAACTACCGGATTCTTCAAAGACGAAGCGAAGAGCTTTTGGTCAGCCGAAGCTGATGGCGCCAGTGTTATCGATGGTGGCATGTCGGCAGAGCGGACAAATAATCGTGCGTTGTATGCCAACCTAGATGCTGGAAGCAATGCGGTCACCTTAATCTCAGATAGTTCGCTGGCAGATTCTGTTGACGAGTTTATCGAAAAGGTGGTTGATGATGCCGGCATTGATATTGGTCAAACAGGAGTCACCGCGGCTCAATTAGAAGATAATGCCAAGAAAGTTGCTGCATGGACTATCGGCGCGGATGTGAATGATGAGAATGGTGGTGGGGTTAATCAGCCTAACTACTTCGTTGGTGACAATGTCCACGGTCAACCGTACGTTTTAAGTTACGGTACATCTGATGCAGACCCAAGAGACCTTATCTTTTTCACATCAAATCAAGGTATGTTACACGCAGTAACTGGGGCTGACCGAAATGGTGTGCCCGGTGGTACTGAGGCGTGGGCTTATGTGCCGGACCCTGATCTATTCAGTAACTTTGGAGACTATTTCAACCGCACTAGCGAAAAGGTATATGGTCTGGATGCGGAGATGAGTTTTTCTGTACAACGGAACCCATCTTCCAACGCGGTAACCAAAGCGCACTTGTTTTTTGGCCAGCGTCGTGGCGGAAACAAATTGTTTGCTGTTGACGTAACCAATGCCGTATCGGCTGGCACACCGGTTTCCAAGTTGTGGACAATCGAAGGTGGCTCCGGTGATTTTGATCGACTGGGTCAAACCTGGTCAGAACCCGTAGTGGCAAAAATCAATTATTGTCAAGGCACTAATTGTGGTCTGAAAGATGTCATTATCTTCTCTGGTGGCTATGACGAAGCGTATGATGATCCGAGCGTGACCGCAGCGTCGAGAAGCGGCAGTGTTCTCGGTAATGCTATTTACATCGTGGACGCAGCCAACGGTGCTCTATTGTGGATGGCGAGTAGTACGGTCGAAGACTCAAATCGAGACTTGGTGATTCCGGAAATGACGCACAGTATCCCAAGCAAACCAACCGCATTGGATGTGACCAAAGATGGCGCCACAGACATTCTGTTTTTCACTGACATTGCTGGCCAGGTTTTTCGTATTGATTTTAAAGCCAGCCCAACTGGTGATAACTCTATTTCATCAACCAATAATGCGAGCAATGTTGCTGGTGGCATGATTGCAGACTTATCTGAAGCTTCAGCTGATCGACGCTTCTTTAATCCCGTTGATGTGGCCTTGCTGCCCCGAGATGCAAGTGGCGCACCTGCTCGCTACGCATTGGTCACAGGCTCAGGCTACCGAGCCAAACCACTGGAAGCTGAATCTTTTGGTAACCGTCTCTACGTTATTCATGATCAAAATATTTTTGAACCATTGTATGACGAAGATTTAGACGCAAGTTTGGACGGCGATACCAATCAAGACCCAGTTTACTTGTACGCGACGAATGCCGTAGGACAACCTTCCGTGATTGATATGGATGTGGCTCAGTCCGATCTCGGTGAGGTGAATGCCACTACGCCTCTTGACCTAACCGGTGCCCACGAATATGGTTTTTACGCCAATGTGACTGAAACCGCTGAAAAGTTGATTACGCCAACTCTGATCAGTGATTTCCGAGCGATTGCGGTATCCTATATTCCTGCAGATCGCAGTAACATAGGTGGAAATGGCTCGCAGTCGGGCACCTGTTCGGCTGGTGTTGGCACGTCTAATGCCTACGAGTTCAATCTGTTGACAGGTGAATTAGAGAAAACTGAACTTGTTAAGCCAGGATTAACCGCGGAACCTGTGGTAATTTACGTATTGGAAACCGACCCAGACACAGGTGAAGAGTCACTCAAGCCGATCGTTATCATTGGTACCGAGCCATTTGAAGGTGAGGAGTTTGACCTCACTAACCTAAAACTCGGTAAAGCCGAAAAACGAGCCTGGTGGGAACGTGGGCGATCTAACTAA
- a CDS encoding sensor histidine kinase codes for MSNTVVPDLLRNSTLLVIVVATQVVVLIVWLLFDKEMSFDSLGIWSLYAQWLSVSCAGLLYFFRHRINRAPPWLAVLSVVALICLVATCIDIIATYILYGDALWTFQWRRWLRVALAAALIGLLIVRLLMLITVLDRRSKAEAESRILALQARIQPHFLFNSLNTISELTSINPGHAEKAIGSLSMLFRAGLENQRKSHTLQQEITLTKRYLELETWRLEKRLSVEWHLAVSVPSQWDVPKLILQPLLENAIVHGMQPDGRVEVQIDIRETARCLSFKVENAIAKVPGDKTGHGIAIANIRERLEVLYDDQKLFKVNSSGGKYIVMMQIPKRTAAAQMV; via the coding sequence GTGAGCAACACTGTCGTCCCTGACTTGCTTCGCAACAGCACCTTGCTGGTGATTGTGGTTGCCACTCAGGTTGTCGTGCTGATTGTGTGGCTGCTGTTTGACAAGGAAATGTCGTTTGATTCACTGGGAATATGGTCCTTGTATGCCCAATGGCTTAGCGTTTCCTGTGCTGGTTTGTTGTACTTTTTTAGACATCGTATTAATCGTGCGCCACCTTGGCTAGCCGTACTCTCTGTGGTGGCGTTAATCTGCTTAGTCGCCACTTGCATCGATATTATTGCCACCTACATTCTGTACGGTGATGCGCTCTGGACGTTTCAGTGGCGCCGATGGCTTAGGGTCGCGCTCGCGGCGGCGTTGATCGGTTTATTGATCGTGCGCCTATTGATGTTAATCACCGTACTCGATCGACGCAGCAAAGCTGAAGCGGAGTCTCGAATACTGGCATTGCAAGCACGGATTCAACCGCATTTTTTATTTAACAGCCTAAATACCATCTCGGAGTTGACCTCAATTAACCCAGGTCACGCAGAGAAGGCGATTGGCTCATTGTCGATGCTGTTTCGGGCTGGGCTGGAGAACCAACGTAAAAGTCATACCTTGCAGCAAGAGATTACGCTCACCAAGCGGTATTTAGAATTGGAGACCTGGCGTTTGGAAAAACGTTTATCGGTTGAATGGCATCTCGCAGTAAGTGTGCCGTCACAGTGGGATGTGCCCAAGCTGATCTTGCAGCCACTGCTCGAAAATGCGATTGTGCATGGCATGCAACCGGATGGCCGGGTAGAAGTGCAGATTGATATCCGTGAAACAGCACGCTGCCTTTCGTTTAAGGTAGAGAATGCCATTGCGAAAGTTCCCGGCGACAAGACCGGACACGGGATTGCGATCGCGAACATTCGAGAACGACTTGAAGTATTGTACGATGATCAAAAGCTGTTTAAGGTCAATTCCTCCGGTGGTAAGTACATAGTTATGATGCAGATTCCCAAAAGAACCGCCGCGGCGCAGATGGTGTAA